The Erigeron canadensis isolate Cc75 chromosome 1, C_canadensis_v1, whole genome shotgun sequence genome segment TTCCGAACTTTAGGAGATACACAAATATAGGATTAGTGTCAAAAACAATTACTTTTTAGATAATGAAAACAGGGGACAATATTATTTAGTCCATCAAAGCCTAATGCCTAGCAAGCTGTTGTGAAGGGCCCTTATGAAAAATGAAGTTGATAATCTTGATATCAATTTATAAGGTTGATAATCAGCGCGGCTCACATGTCGGATATTAAACTATTAAAAGCTATGTTAGCCAACACGAGAGGGTGATATGATGGTGATGAACGTGTCACTTTATATACAAGGAGCTCTCTACTTTGTTCACTCAACCTATGTAGGATGCAAACACCATCTCAGCAAACAAGATCGTTGCAccttctatatataaatatatggaaTTCATCTTAGTTGGTCTTTGACTTTTTTACTGAAAACAAACCTGCATTATCTGAAACTCATCAGATACACACGATATGTTCTGTACTCACAATTTACCTTCAGATTATTTTGCCACCTGATTTTTGCAATTCGTGTTATGAACTCTATACCAATATGAAGGTTCGAAAATACAACTTACACATaactatataaagattaatgATTCAATTTTTCCATTTCAAATACAACTTACACACCATAGGGTCTGAACTTAGTTACAGATAGGCCAAAAAGTCCATATGGGGAACAACATCAAGGATTTGATATTCAAGTCAAATacaagaattataacttttaattggAGGGGTGTGCCAGGCCTCAGTGGTAGTGTAAGACCAAGGCGACACATAAAGAGCCCCACTAGCAAGCTAGCGTGATGGGCCTTCACCcataaaaaataagattaatatCGAGTGAGCCGATGGCTCACATATCAGATATTAAACTGATAAGAACAGATACTACACTTGATCTTAGCCAAAAGGCCGAGAAAGGTATGCATGTATATTTGTTGGGCCTCTCAATTTATAGGGAGCTCTCCTGAGGCTATGTTGTTTCCACAACCAATGTGGGACGCAAAGACCATTCTATTAAACAATATTTTTGGAGTTTATTTTTTGGCCTCTGAATATgcaattatgtaaaattcattGAATGTTTTTTGCTTTTGCAATTTCTGTTATGAATTCTATTTTAATAAACTCAGAATTCTCCCCCATAACTATTGATTATTTTTGGTTTTGCAATTTCTGTTATGAATTCTATAttaatatgattatttttatCAGTTTCgtttgatgttaaaaaatgCAATACCCATAGAGCCGTAGCCTGGTCATATTACCATCATATTCTTGAATCTTGATCGTGAAAAATCTTTATGTCTCGTTaacaatttcaacaacttttaaATAGCATTATGCATAATTGATGAAAACTTGCATACGAATTGATGCAGCAACATCCACAAAATCAAACCATATGACCCAAATTGCAGCCTTTTCGTATAACCTTAAATTGAAAGCCATAACCACCTCATCAGGTATGATTGATACAAAATATGAAGACCAAAATGTTCAAGGCAAATCATCCTTGTTAGTATCTTGAATTAACAAGAGCAACACATCTGAAAAAACTTTCATCATATCTTCCTAACATCGTCTCCTAAAAACTActcaaaaacacaaacaaaaaaaaaatccatttttttaatCCAACGAACTCAAGTCAACCTTCAAGACTTGTTCTTCACTATAACTCCGCTATCACCCGCAACAATCACAGTAGTAGCCATATCAAGAAACATCCCATGATCAACTACACCAGGAATCCTCAAAATAGCATCACTAGCCGCCTTCAAATCcccaatattttttttgaaacacaAATCAATTGTATAATTACTATTATCAGTCACAAAAAGATCTCTTGTTTTCTCACATGTCCTAATCTTTGCGACACACTCGGCTTCTTGAAACAACATTTCTAGTTTTTTACAAGTAAATTTCCAACAAAACGGGACAACCTCAACCGGCATAGCTAAACCACTTCCACCAATGTAATCAACCATTTTAGATTCATCAACAATAATTACAAGTTGTTTAGAAGCACATTCTATCATTTTTTCGCGTAACAATGCCCCTCCACGTCCTTTAACCAAATTCAAATCCGGGTCAACTTCATCCGCTCCATCAATAGCTAAATCAAGAACCGGGTGTGTCTCAATATCCGACAAAGGTATATTTAATGACAAAGCTTGTTCATGTGTTCTTTTTGAAGTTGGTATTCCAATAATGTTTTCTAAAATCCCTTGGTTTAATAGGTCACCAATGCGGTCCACCGCATGTTTTGCGGTGGACCCGGTTCCTAGTCCAACAACCATACCTGATCTAACAAGCTCAACCGCTTTATAAGCGGCTATTTTTTTAAGCTCGTCTTGTGACATTGTAACATGTGGTTGTGGTGGtaaaaatgatgatgttatGACCCTTGTGGTTGAATGTGGGTTATATGCTATAgccattttgtttgttttgtatgtttatatttatatattgattgGTGAGATGTTTTGAAAAACCGTTGGAAAAATGAGGTTGGAATGGTTAAGGTATTCTGAAACAATGAAAAAACGTGTATAAGGTTTTTGATGAGAAATATGTGGTGAGAATGAATAAGTTTTGTTTGCTTGTTTATATACCGAGAATGTGAAAATGTGAGTGGTGGTCGTGTGCGGCGGAGATGAATGaaggaattatatatattttttgtatagaatatataatattaatggGAATCATATCGAGGGGAATTAATACtatggattttattttattttgtaacgTTTGAGGTAGAAAGAGATAGTAGTAGCGTGTAACGTAACCTCCTATCAGCTTTTTATGggacgatatatatatatatatatatatatatcttttttaaatgaATATCAATGCAACATATTATTATTCACACATTCTTTTCACAAAAGTCCTAACTTTTCTTAATTGATGGACCGAGATAAGGGAGGTAGTGGAGAAGGAGGGTGGCGACAGATGGTTATAGAAGGTCGATGAAAATGTGTTATGATTAAAAAGAATAGGGGAAATGATGGTATATAagaattttatgtttaagtattagtattttaggaagaaaaaaatatgcttaatttcttaatctagTTTTCAggaatatataaatctacaacaatttTTGGTCATCCACAACAATGCTTgctttatacagttgtacactgtgtAGTATAATTTGTACATTTGTTCTGGATGACAAAAagttgtttgtatatatatatcactacc includes the following:
- the LOC122585378 gene encoding probable ribose-5-phosphate isomerase 2, whose amino-acid sequence is MAIAYNPHSTTRVITSSFLPPQPHVTMSQDELKKIAAYKAVELVRSGMVVGLGTGSTAKHAVDRIGDLLNQGILENIIGIPTSKRTHEQALSLNIPLSDIETHPVLDLAIDGADEVDPDLNLVKGRGGALLREKMIECASKQLVIIVDESKMVDYIGGSGLAMPVEVVPFCWKFTCKKLEMLFQEAECVAKIRTCEKTRDLFVTDNSNYTIDLCFKKNIGDLKAASDAILRIPGVVDHGMFLDMATTVIVAGDSGVIVKNKS